One genomic segment of Dehalogenimonas alkenigignens includes these proteins:
- the acpS gene encoding holo-ACP synthase produces the protein MKQYLGVDIIEISRVEESVARWGNGFLDRIFTPVEKELYNDKIESLAARFAAKEAVVKALGCREMIYRDVEILSESDGRPSLKLHGRALTIAGNLGITEFAVSLSHDRQNAVAIVSAIV, from the coding sequence GTGAAACAGTATCTGGGCGTTGATATCATTGAAATTTCCCGCGTCGAAGAATCGGTCGCCCGCTGGGGAAACGGGTTCCTGGACCGCATTTTCACCCCGGTGGAAAAGGAACTCTATAATGATAAAATCGAATCTTTGGCGGCTCGCTTCGCGGCTAAAGAAGCCGTTGTCAAGGCGCTCGGCTGCCGGGAGATGATCTACCGGGATGTTGAAATCCTGTCTGAATCAGATGGCCGGCCGTCACTCAAGCTTCATGGCCGTGCTTTGACCATTGCGGGCAATCTCGGCATCACCGAATTCGCGGTCAGCCTGTCGCACGACCGCCAGAATGCCGTCGCCATCGTATCGGCCATCGTCTAA
- a CDS encoding porin PorA family protein — translation MAKRGLMFSGIAVIALALVWLYLIFPGMAKLPADYEKVYHFEGTVQVLNPATGSLVAIPGGTKMDRTLKATDVNDADALIVAQTIKFTMTANGAPLSAANPALAALDSTETYAIDRTTRENVAGGDKSRTGQFTFPANTKQETYQFWSATTGTALPAAFAGEEEIDGLKVYVFKIDSKDNAYPNAANGAPQKVDVATTIKVEPVSGTPIYTTTKTTVRMQVAPATLIPVLINESTFTQATVDEAVAEGKSNRSLILWASVYGFWAAVGLGAVLFVIGLVKK, via the coding sequence ATGGCAAAACGCGGCCTGATGTTTTCCGGAATCGCAGTCATCGCCCTGGCACTGGTCTGGCTGTACCTTATCTTTCCCGGGATGGCAAAATTGCCGGCTGATTACGAGAAGGTCTATCATTTCGAGGGTACGGTTCAGGTATTGAACCCAGCTACCGGCTCGCTGGTAGCTATACCCGGCGGCACGAAGATGGACCGGACTCTGAAGGCTACCGATGTCAATGATGCCGATGCTCTCATCGTGGCGCAGACCATCAAGTTCACCATGACAGCTAACGGCGCCCCGCTTTCCGCCGCCAATCCGGCACTCGCCGCTCTTGACTCAACCGAAACATATGCCATCGACCGGACAACCCGGGAAAACGTAGCCGGCGGCGACAAATCGCGCACCGGTCAATTCACCTTCCCGGCCAATACCAAACAGGAAACATATCAGTTCTGGTCAGCCACCACCGGCACAGCCTTGCCCGCCGCCTTTGCCGGCGAAGAAGAAATCGACGGACTGAAGGTATACGTATTCAAGATAGATAGCAAGGACAACGCTTACCCTAACGCGGCCAACGGCGCTCCTCAGAAAGTCGACGTAGCTACCACCATCAAAGTTGAACCGGTCTCGGGAACGCCTATTTACACCACCACCAAGACCACGGTTCGGATGCAGGTAGCGCCTGCTACATTGATCCCGGTGCTGATAAATGAAAGCACCTTCACCCAGGCAACGGTAGATGAAGCGGTGGCGGAAGGCAAATCCAACCGCAGTCTCATCCTGTGGGCCAGCGTCTATGGTTTTTGGGCGGCCGTCGGACTGGGCGCGGTGTTGTTCGTCATCGGCCTGGTAAAAAAGTAG
- a CDS encoding MFS transporter: MQHHISGSPVRKPDQRWKILAVVASAVFIVNLDVTIVNIALPNIIDDFYTSFAAGEWVLNAYILVFAVLLIPMGRLGDVIGRKKLFISGISVFTVASALCGLAPDVGWLIGARALQAAGGAAMMPATLSILNVTFQENQRGLAMGIWGAAAGTAAAIGPILGGLLVGAFGWPSIFLVNLPVGAAAVYAGLKVVPESQEPNASRKLDLRGILAISAALGTLTFALVEGQGLGWTSPIIVGLFCASAVAFVIFIHTESRSPAPLVNLSLFRSRSFSAGNALGLLVMFCLVGVVFLIVMYLQVVRQFTPLVTGLMILPLPLALAAVSAFAGRLADRVPMRWIMAGALALVSGSFLILSKITLDTAWPLVALPLAAAGLGLGMVMAPLGAVVMASAPVEKSGSASGVLTSLRQTGAVLGVSVLGAIMQFKLVANLRAFFELIPFMPQAAKESILEGVSRGGMNGAFSGNAPSFVQDMIAQVMREQFVGALSTALQGAAVAAALGALTALFIEYHPRASGFKPTAVRFIERVE, translated from the coding sequence ATGCAACACCACATATCAGGCAGTCCCGTTCGGAAGCCCGACCAAAGATGGAAGATACTCGCGGTTGTCGCTTCGGCGGTTTTCATCGTCAATCTCGATGTCACCATCGTCAATATCGCCCTGCCGAATATCATCGATGATTTCTACACCTCTTTTGCCGCGGGCGAATGGGTGCTGAACGCCTATATTCTTGTATTCGCCGTCCTGCTGATACCAATGGGGAGGCTGGGAGATGTTATAGGCCGGAAAAAATTGTTTATCAGCGGTATTTCCGTGTTCACCGTGGCATCGGCGCTGTGCGGTCTGGCGCCGGATGTCGGCTGGCTGATAGGCGCCCGGGCGCTGCAGGCCGCCGGCGGCGCCGCGATGATGCCGGCGACTCTTTCGATCCTCAACGTTACCTTCCAGGAAAACCAGCGAGGCCTGGCGATGGGCATCTGGGGCGCGGCGGCCGGGACTGCCGCGGCCATCGGGCCGATTCTAGGCGGCCTGCTGGTCGGCGCCTTCGGCTGGCCGTCGATATTTTTGGTGAATCTGCCGGTAGGCGCGGCGGCGGTTTATGCCGGACTGAAGGTGGTTCCTGAATCTCAAGAACCGAATGCCAGCCGGAAGCTCGACCTTAGAGGCATTTTAGCTATATCAGCGGCGCTGGGAACGCTCACCTTTGCCCTGGTGGAAGGGCAGGGTCTGGGTTGGACGTCGCCGATAATTGTCGGTTTATTTTGCGCCAGCGCGGTAGCCTTCGTCATTTTTATTCACACCGAGTCCCGGAGTCCTGCGCCGCTGGTGAATCTTTCACTCTTCCGCAGCCGTTCCTTCAGCGCCGGCAATGCGTTAGGGCTGCTGGTGATGTTCTGCCTGGTCGGGGTCGTTTTTCTGATAGTCATGTATCTCCAGGTGGTGCGGCAGTTTACGCCATTGGTCACCGGGTTGATGATACTGCCGTTGCCTCTGGCGCTTGCCGCAGTATCGGCTTTCGCCGGGAGGCTGGCAGATCGCGTCCCTATGCGGTGGATCATGGCCGGTGCTCTGGCTCTCGTCAGCGGCTCTTTTTTAATACTCAGCAAGATTACCCTGGACACGGCGTGGCCGCTGGTGGCGTTGCCGCTGGCGGCGGCCGGTTTGGGCTTGGGAATGGTCATGGCGCCCCTGGGGGCAGTAGTCATGGCGTCGGCGCCGGTTGAAAAATCCGGTTCGGCTTCCGGCGTTCTGACGTCGCTCCGGCAGACCGGGGCGGTGCTCGGTGTTTCGGTTTTGGGGGCCATCATGCAGTTCAAGCTGGTGGCTAACCTGCGGGCATTTTTTGAACTCATCCCGTTTATGCCTCAGGCGGCCAAAGAATCGATTTTAGAAGGCGTCAGCCGCGGGGGAATGAACGGTGCCTTTAGCGGCAACGCTCCTTCATTCGTCCAGGACATGATTGCCCAGGTAATGCGCGAACAGTTCGTCGGCGCCTTAAGCACCGCGTTGCAAGGGGCTGCCGTCGCGGCAGCGCTGGGCGCATTGACAGCTTTGTTCATTGAATACCATCCGCGGGCGTCCGGTTTCAAACCGACCGCCGTCCGATTCATCGAACGTGTTGAATGA
- a CDS encoding YebC/PmpR family DNA-binding transcriptional regulator: protein MSGHSKWATIKHQKGAADAKRGQLFTKLSREIIFAAKEGGPDPDMNARLRLAVQKAKDARMPSDNIERAIKKGSGQLEGEILTELNLEGYGPGGVAVLVQGVSDNRNRTIADVRHIFTKAGGALGEAGCVSWIFETKGSIVVKGGGRDPDELTLEAIDAGADDVKIDEDVLEILTTPDQLEKVRKALEAKKIPVESAGIEKHPKTLVELDEETALQVLKLLSNLEDLDDVQNVYSNADFDPGVIDKFQA, encoded by the coding sequence ATGTCCGGACATTCAAAATGGGCTACCATAAAACACCAGAAGGGCGCTGCCGACGCCAAGCGGGGCCAGCTCTTTACCAAGCTGTCCCGCGAAATTATTTTCGCCGCCAAAGAAGGCGGGCCCGACCCGGACATGAATGCCCGGTTACGCCTGGCGGTGCAGAAAGCCAAAGACGCGCGCATGCCCTCGGACAATATCGAGCGGGCCATCAAAAAAGGCTCAGGTCAGCTTGAGGGGGAGATCCTAACCGAACTCAATCTGGAAGGCTACGGGCCGGGTGGTGTGGCGGTACTGGTGCAGGGAGTATCCGACAACCGCAACCGCACTATCGCCGATGTCCGCCACATTTTCACCAAAGCCGGAGGCGCCCTGGGCGAAGCCGGCTGCGTGTCGTGGATTTTTGAAACCAAGGGCAGCATCGTCGTCAAAGGCGGCGGCCGCGATCCGGATGAACTGACGCTCGAAGCCATCGACGCCGGAGCCGACGACGTCAAAATCGACGAAGACGTACTGGAAATTCTCACTACTCCCGATCAGTTGGAAAAAGTAAGGAAAGCGCTCGAAGCCAAGAAGATCCCGGTCGAGAGCGCCGGCATTGAAAAGCATCCCAAAACCCTGGTTGAGCTTGATGAAGAGACGGCGTTACAGGTTCTCAAGCTGCTGTCCAACCTTGAAGATCTGGATGACGTCCAAAACGTTTATTCTAACGCTGACTTTGATCCCGGCGTAATTGATAAATTCCAGGCTTGA
- the ruvC gene encoding crossover junction endodeoxyribonuclease RuvC, which yields MRILGIDPGTRHLGYGIIDSSGPETTFVSCGVINCREALAMTDRLVRLYEELGKVIREFRPDCAAVESPFFSENARSAMAIGKAQAVAILAAANAGLSVFEYPPAKIKARISGFGASAKDQVARMVALQLGMTEAPASADAADALACALCHIQEVQTAAVFERRSD from the coding sequence ATGAGAATTCTGGGTATTGACCCCGGCACCAGGCACCTCGGGTATGGCATTATTGATTCCAGCGGACCGGAAACCACGTTTGTTTCATGCGGCGTGATTAACTGCCGTGAAGCTTTGGCCATGACCGACCGGCTGGTCCGCCTTTACGAGGAGCTGGGTAAAGTCATCAGGGAATTCAGGCCGGACTGCGCCGCCGTTGAGAGCCCGTTTTTTTCGGAAAACGCCCGCTCGGCGATGGCCATCGGCAAAGCCCAGGCTGTTGCCATTCTGGCCGCAGCCAATGCCGGTCTTTCGGTTTTCGAGTACCCTCCGGCAAAAATCAAAGCCCGCATCTCGGGATTCGGTGCTTCTGCCAAGGATCAGGTCGCCCGTATGGTCGCTTTGCAATTGGGCATGACGGAAGCTCCTGCCTCCGCTGATGCCGCAGATGCCCTGGCTTGCGCGCTGTGCCACATACAAGAAGTACAAACCGCGGCCGTGTTTGAGCGTCGTTCTGACTGA
- a CDS encoding glutaredoxin domain-containing protein: MTQPTRLYGTSWCPHTRRSRGILDRNRIDYSWLDIESDREACAFVERVNRGNRSVPTIVFPDGSIMVEPDDDELVAKCRTFTKFD; this comes from the coding sequence ATGACGCAGCCGACCAGGCTCTATGGCACTTCATGGTGCCCCCATACCCGCCGGTCGCGAGGCATTCTCGATCGGAATCGGATCGACTATTCCTGGCTGGATATTGAATCGGACCGGGAGGCTTGCGCTTTCGTCGAAAGAGTCAACCGCGGCAATCGCAGCGTGCCCACCATCGTTTTCCCCGACGGTTCGATAATGGTCGAACCGGACGATGACGAACTGGTTGCCAAGTGCCGAACTTTTACCAAATTTGATTAA
- a CDS encoding trypsin-like serine protease yields MNKIAARFASVIIGVFLFMSSAIPAGAIQNGEFDFNEHPYVCLVVFYDQAGRPLWRTTGSLLSPTVVLTAGHGTSGTSTARVWFLNRITAGSGYPNGGGINAYAGVPRTIEGYSSQNSGGLPRFDYHDVGLVILNSPVPARVVSQYAALPAEGLIDTLPMMSAVDLVGYGVTSQEKGKGIAPADSWLWDRQRNSAPASLVTSNGVLNSEFLKITANPAKNRGGATFGDSGGPVLFAGTNVILGINSFVTNPNCDGVTYAQRLDLPDILDWIHEFLDPSG; encoded by the coding sequence ATGAATAAAATTGCAGCCAGATTCGCTTCGGTGATAATCGGTGTTTTTCTGTTCATGTCATCTGCGATTCCCGCCGGGGCGATACAGAACGGCGAGTTTGATTTCAATGAGCACCCGTATGTTTGCCTGGTGGTCTTTTATGATCAGGCCGGCCGGCCGCTGTGGCGTACCACGGGATCACTGCTGTCCCCCACGGTGGTATTAACCGCCGGTCACGGCACTTCTGGTACCTCAACCGCTAGAGTTTGGTTCCTGAACCGGATCACCGCTGGTTCAGGATACCCTAACGGAGGAGGTATCAACGCTTACGCGGGCGTACCCAGGACGATCGAAGGCTACTCCAGCCAGAATTCGGGAGGACTGCCGCGATTTGACTATCACGATGTCGGATTGGTGATTCTAAACTCACCGGTGCCGGCACGTGTCGTTTCCCAATACGCGGCGCTGCCGGCTGAGGGTTTGATTGACACCCTGCCGATGATGTCAGCGGTGGATCTAGTGGGATACGGGGTCACTTCTCAAGAGAAAGGAAAAGGCATCGCTCCGGCTGATTCATGGCTTTGGGACCGGCAGAGGAACAGCGCTCCGGCCAGCCTCGTCACATCAAACGGCGTTCTGAATTCCGAATTCCTGAAAATAACAGCTAACCCGGCGAAAAACCGCGGCGGGGCGACTTTCGGCGATTCCGGCGGCCCGGTGCTCTTTGCCGGAACGAACGTCATTCTGGGCATCAATTCGTTTGTCACCAACCCTAACTGCGACGGGGTCACTTATGCGCAGCGGTTGGATCTGCCGGACATTCTCGACTGGATCCATGAGTTTCTGGACCCATCCGGATAA
- a CDS encoding DUF4332 domain-containing protein, giving the protein MANIAKIEGIGAKYTEKLNMAGVKTVEVLLEKGASRKGRKDLAERTGISEASILEWVNRADLFRVKGIGEEFSDLLEAAGVDTVKELAQRKPDNLMLKLVEVNEQKKLVRRMPYPAAVADWVKQAKELPRVVEY; this is encoded by the coding sequence ATGGCGAACATAGCAAAGATTGAAGGCATCGGAGCCAAATATACCGAAAAACTGAATATGGCCGGGGTAAAAACTGTAGAGGTCCTGCTTGAGAAAGGCGCCAGCCGGAAGGGACGCAAGGACCTGGCTGAAAGGACCGGCATCAGTGAAGCCTCAATCCTTGAATGGGTCAACCGGGCTGACTTATTCCGAGTTAAAGGCATTGGTGAAGAGTTCAGCGACCTGCTGGAAGCCGCGGGCGTTGATACCGTCAAGGAATTGGCCCAGCGCAAGCCGGACAACCTGATGCTGAAGCTGGTTGAAGTCAATGAGCAGAAGAAACTGGTCCGCCGGATGCCGTATCCCGCGGCGGTTGCGGACTGGGTTAAACAGGCCAAAGAACTGCCCCGGGTTGTTGAATACTAA
- the mscL gene encoding large conductance mechanosensitive channel protein MscL: MLKEFKTFIMRGNVVDLAVGIVIGAAFGAIVNSFVSDVLMPPIGLLLGNVDFGNLFVVLKEGATSAPYDSLAAAKAAGAVTINYGVFINALISFLIVAAAIFFFIVRPLNQMAAKQKAKEAAAVSAAPTTKDCPYCATSIPVKAKKCPNCTSGL; the protein is encoded by the coding sequence ATGCTCAAAGAATTCAAGACCTTCATCATGCGTGGCAACGTTGTCGATCTGGCGGTAGGCATAGTAATAGGCGCGGCCTTTGGGGCAATCGTTAACTCGTTTGTTTCAGATGTTTTGATGCCTCCGATCGGTTTACTTCTTGGCAATGTTGATTTCGGCAACCTGTTCGTGGTGTTGAAAGAAGGGGCGACCTCAGCTCCATACGATTCATTAGCCGCTGCCAAAGCCGCGGGTGCGGTGACTATCAATTATGGTGTCTTTATCAATGCCCTGATTTCATTTCTCATTGTCGCCGCGGCCATTTTCTTCTTTATCGTTCGGCCTTTGAATCAGATGGCTGCCAAACAAAAGGCCAAGGAAGCCGCTGCGGTTTCAGCCGCACCGACAACTAAAGACTGCCCGTACTGCGCGACTTCTATTCCGGTTAAAGCTAAAAAATGTCCTAATTGTACCTCTGGACTTTAG
- a CDS encoding iron chaperone has translation MRGFPAATQEILKKLRRLIGKLAPEATEAIVYGIPTFRLNGNLVHFSALKNHIGFYPTPSAIEAFKEELKAYATSKGAVQFPLDQPIPYDLIERMVQFRVSEQRKKAV, from the coding sequence GTGAGAGGATTTCCTGCTGCCACGCAGGAAATCCTCAAGAAGTTGAGGCGGCTCATCGGCAAACTTGCCCCGGAAGCCACCGAGGCGATTGTCTACGGCATACCTACATTCCGGCTAAACGGCAACCTGGTCCATTTTTCCGCCTTGAAAAATCATATCGGGTTTTATCCGACACCTTCAGCCATTGAAGCTTTCAAGGAAGAACTTAAGGCCTACGCCACCTCAAAAGGCGCCGTTCAGTTCCCTCTCGATCAACCCATTCCCTATGACCTTATCGAGCGGATGGTGCAATTCAGAGTCAGCGAACAGCGCAAGAAGGCTGTTTAG
- a CDS encoding DUF2769 domain-containing protein, whose amino-acid sequence MEPSDAENICLCRICPSYVECGEPTAFCLGTNPSKCINAEAGCLCLGCPLWVKKAFRHVYFCTRGAEIAQ is encoded by the coding sequence ATGGAACCTTCCGACGCCGAGAATATCTGCCTGTGCCGGATATGCCCGTCTTACGTCGAGTGCGGTGAACCGACCGCTTTTTGCCTCGGCACCAACCCCAGTAAATGCATCAATGCTGAAGCCGGCTGCCTGTGTCTCGGCTGCCCGCTTTGGGTTAAAAAGGCTTTCCGGCACGTTTACTTCTGTACTCGAGGGGCGGAAATTGCTCAATGA
- the purF gene encoding amidophosphoribosyltransferase: MTGLFNRLTDTPREECGVFGIYAPAEEVSRISFFALFALQHRGQESAGIATADGYTIRSYSRMGLVSQVFSESALSQLTGHMAIGHNRYSTSGSSISCNAQPVVVGEGERQIALAHNGNITNALALRRELDDLGYTFKGSTDSEVIANLISSAPFYDMEERIRYAMGRLQGAYSITMLTRETLYAFRDPLGVRPLCLGKLGDSGWVVASETCALGHIGADFIREIEPGEIVRIDPNGVESFKEDSGRRALCIFEYIYFARPDSIMNNRLLYTARQAMGAELAKEHPVEADLVVGVPDSATAAGAGYALASGIPPAEGLIKNRYMGRTFIEPTQRIRDLGVKLKFNPLQSVLEGKRVVLVDDSIVRGTTTPQVIKLLRKAGAKEVHMRVCAPPIRHPCFFGVDMATRRELIAARMTVPDIKNYIGADSLGYLSVEGLIRAVGAPKENFCLACFTGDYPVPVQLELDKLALEDSTQIRLPESFSRSMDAEEIPAVSL; encoded by the coding sequence GTGACAGGGCTGTTCAACCGGCTGACTGACACGCCGCGCGAGGAATGCGGCGTCTTTGGTATATACGCCCCTGCCGAAGAAGTTTCCCGCATCTCATTCTTTGCTCTCTTTGCCCTTCAACACCGCGGCCAGGAATCCGCCGGAATAGCTACCGCCGACGGCTACACCATACGCTCCTATTCCAGAATGGGACTGGTATCCCAGGTCTTCTCGGAATCAGCCTTATCACAGCTGACCGGTCACATGGCGATCGGCCACAATCGCTACTCCACTTCGGGTTCCAGCATCTCCTGCAACGCCCAGCCGGTAGTTGTCGGTGAAGGCGAGAGGCAGATTGCGCTGGCTCACAACGGCAATATCACCAACGCGCTCGCTCTGCGCCGGGAACTTGATGATCTTGGCTACACCTTCAAAGGCAGCACCGATTCCGAGGTCATAGCCAATCTTATATCATCGGCTCCGTTTTACGACATGGAAGAGCGGATTCGTTACGCCATGGGCCGGCTGCAAGGCGCTTACTCTATAACGATGCTGACCAGGGAAACCCTGTACGCTTTCCGGGACCCACTGGGTGTCCGGCCGCTGTGCCTGGGTAAACTCGGCGACTCCGGCTGGGTAGTCGCCTCAGAGACATGCGCCCTGGGGCATATCGGCGCTGATTTTATCCGAGAGATAGAACCGGGAGAGATCGTCCGCATCGATCCCAACGGTGTTGAAAGTTTCAAAGAAGATTCCGGCCGCCGGGCACTCTGTATTTTTGAATACATCTATTTTGCCCGGCCGGACAGCATCATGAATAACCGGCTGCTCTACACCGCCCGCCAGGCAATGGGCGCGGAGCTCGCCAAAGAACACCCGGTGGAAGCTGACCTGGTGGTAGGCGTGCCGGACTCCGCCACTGCCGCCGGCGCCGGCTATGCCCTGGCAAGCGGCATCCCGCCGGCTGAAGGTCTCATCAAGAACCGCTATATGGGCCGGACATTCATCGAACCAACCCAGCGTATCCGCGACCTTGGGGTCAAACTCAAATTCAATCCTCTCCAGTCGGTGCTGGAAGGCAAGCGGGTGGTACTGGTGGACGATTCGATCGTCCGGGGTACCACAACCCCGCAGGTCATTAAACTGCTGCGCAAGGCTGGAGCCAAAGAAGTCCATATGCGCGTTTGCGCCCCGCCCATCCGCCACCCCTGTTTCTTCGGCGTGGATATGGCCACCCGGCGTGAACTCATCGCCGCCCGGATGACCGTTCCGGATATCAAGAATTATATCGGTGCGGACTCGCTGGGTTACCTGTCGGTGGAGGGATTAATCCGCGCCGTGGGCGCCCCCAAGGAAAACTTCTGCCTTGCTTGCTTCACCGGTGATTATCCGGTGCCGGTGCAGCTGGAACTGGACAAGCTAGCCCTGGAGGACAGCACGCAAATACGGCTGCCGGAGAGCTTTTCCCGCTCGATGGATGCCGAGGAAATTCCGGCCGTCAGTCTTTAA
- a CDS encoding antibiotic biosynthesis monooxygenase family protein yields the protein MIKVMIGFHKKPDSDIQPVLQKLRSFAMTFQGFKGMESLESDEGGSIIVMEFNWESLDHWKAWKASQVQKQILEDAAGLLLDRPKMSVYKVVPLSGWPTGGSLP from the coding sequence ATGATCAAAGTGATGATAGGGTTTCACAAAAAGCCGGACAGCGATATTCAACCTGTACTGCAAAAACTCCGTTCTTTCGCCATGACTTTTCAAGGTTTTAAAGGTATGGAGAGTCTCGAAAGCGACGAAGGAGGCTCGATCATCGTCATGGAGTTCAACTGGGAAAGCCTGGACCATTGGAAAGCCTGGAAAGCTTCACAGGTACAGAAACAAATCCTGGAAGATGCCGCCGGTTTACTGCTGGACCGCCCTAAGATGAGCGTTTATAAAGTGGTGCCTCTGAGCGGCTGGCCGACGGGAGGTTCGTTGCCTTGA
- a CDS encoding Ni/Fe hydrogenase subunit alpha, translating to MPEIKIKVNQLTRVEGHGNIHLEASDGKLEKVLWEVTESPRFFEWMLKGRNYDDVSTISSRICGICSIAHTTASLQATEAAFGIKLTEQAWLLRKLLYDAELLESHVLHVLFLIAPDFLGADSVIPLVATHGDVIVMAVRMKKLAYNLAEILAGRKTHPITPIVGGWSKLPDADALRDVRERLVKCLDDAETMVAVVKSLAPMIPNFNRPTEYVALKDSKEYAFITGKIASSDGGTFPLEDYQKITNEFCVPQSSAKYTRHARASYQVGALARFNLSSEQLLPRAKKAAASLGMKAPIHNPFFISVAQAVETVHCVEDAINIIDRLLARGLHDEEVKVKPRAGRGVGIVEAPRGMLIHDYTYNDAGEIVSANCIIPTGQNHASIQHDFDALAPAILDKPVDEIRHTLEMLVRAYDPCISCSVH from the coding sequence GTGCCAGAAATAAAGATCAAGGTCAACCAGCTTACTCGCGTCGAGGGACACGGCAACATCCACCTGGAGGCTTCAGACGGCAAGCTTGAAAAGGTCCTCTGGGAAGTTACCGAATCCCCCCGCTTCTTTGAATGGATGCTTAAGGGCCGCAACTATGACGACGTCTCCACCATCTCATCGCGTATTTGCGGCATCTGCTCAATCGCCCATACTACCGCGTCGCTCCAGGCTACCGAAGCCGCCTTTGGTATCAAACTGACGGAGCAAGCCTGGCTCCTCAGGAAGCTGCTTTACGATGCCGAACTGCTCGAGAGTCATGTTCTGCACGTGCTTTTCCTTATCGCCCCGGATTTCCTTGGCGCAGACTCGGTCATCCCGCTTGTCGCGACCCACGGTGATGTTATCGTCATGGCCGTCAGGATGAAAAAGCTGGCCTATAACCTGGCCGAGATACTGGCCGGCCGGAAGACCCACCCCATCACTCCCATTGTCGGCGGCTGGAGCAAGCTTCCCGACGCCGACGCCCTGCGTGATGTCCGCGAGAGACTGGTCAAGTGCCTGGACGACGCCGAAACCATGGTGGCCGTCGTTAAATCGCTCGCCCCGATGATCCCCAACTTCAACCGTCCCACCGAATACGTAGCGCTCAAGGATTCCAAGGAGTACGCTTTTATCACCGGCAAGATCGCCTCCTCCGACGGCGGCACCTTTCCGCTGGAGGACTACCAGAAGATCACCAACGAGTTCTGCGTGCCTCAGTCCTCGGCTAAATATACCAGGCATGCGCGGGCGTCATATCAGGTCGGCGCGCTGGCTCGCTTCAACCTGAGTTCGGAACAACTGCTGCCTCGCGCCAAAAAAGCGGCTGCTTCCCTGGGCATGAAAGCCCCCATCCACAATCCCTTCTTCATCTCTGTTGCCCAGGCGGTGGAAACGGTTCACTGCGTTGAAGATGCCATCAACATCATCGACAGGCTGCTGGCACGGGGTCTGCATGATGAAGAGGTCAAGGTAAAGCCTCGCGCCGGCCGCGGCGTGGGTATCGTCGAAGCGCCGCGCGGCATGCTCATCCATGACTACACTTATAACGATGCCGGTGAGATTGTCTCGGCTAACTGCATCATCCCTACCGGCCAGAACCACGCCTCTATCCAGCATGATTTCGACGCTTTAGCCCCGGCCATCCTGGACAAGCCGGTGGATGAAATCAGGCACACCCTGGAAATGCTGGTGCGTGCATACGACCCCTGTATCTCCTGTTCGGTGCACTAA
- a CDS encoding NADH:ubiquinone oxidoreductase codes for MKPKVAFFDFTSCEGCQLDALNLDVGEVLGLLGAVDIVNFREVKTDRSDDYDIAFIEGSITKESEIPRIEAIRKQAKVLVALGACACTGGVNCLKNAYTADELLKGVYGECASYYNTIPARPVSAVVPVDAYIRGCPPTTSEFLKVVKAALLGKRPDIPNYPVCTECRIAGNVCVFQRGGTCIGPVTRAGCDALCVSSGRFCWGCRGLVDDPNTNSAKDVLARYGLTLDQILERFKIYNSYSEVSQCQK; via the coding sequence ATGAAACCTAAAGTCGCCTTTTTTGACTTCACCTCCTGCGAAGGCTGCCAGCTTGACGCTTTAAACTTGGATGTCGGCGAGGTGCTGGGGCTCCTCGGCGCGGTGGACATCGTCAACTTCCGCGAGGTCAAGACTGACCGGTCGGATGACTACGACATCGCCTTTATCGAGGGTTCCATCACCAAGGAGTCGGAAATACCCCGGATCGAGGCCATCCGCAAGCAGGCCAAGGTTCTCGTCGCCCTGGGCGCCTGCGCCTGTACCGGCGGCGTCAACTGCTTGAAGAACGCCTATACTGCTGACGAATTGTTAAAGGGCGTTTACGGTGAATGTGCTTCATATTACAACACCATTCCAGCCCGGCCGGTCAGCGCCGTCGTACCGGTGGACGCCTATATTCGCGGCTGCCCCCCGACGACTTCAGAATTTCTCAAAGTGGTCAAAGCAGCCCTTTTAGGCAAACGGCCGGATATTCCCAATTACCCCGTCTGCACCGAGTGCCGCATCGCCGGTAACGTCTGCGTCTTTCAGCGGGGGGGCACCTGCATCGGCCCGGTAACCCGCGCCGGCTGTGACGCCCTGTGCGTATCATCCGGACGCTTCTGCTGGGGCTGTCGCGGTCTGGTAGATGACCCCAACACTAACTCGGCCAAGGACGTCCTTGCCCGCTACGGTCTGACGCTTGACCAGATTCTCGAGCGCTTTAAAATCTACAACTCCTATTCGGAGGTATCGCAGTGCCAGAAATAA